In Marinicella rhabdoformis, a genomic segment contains:
- a CDS encoding aspartate-semialdehyde dehydrogenase has product MRTYNVAVVGATGAVGKTMLEILESRKFPINEIFPLASERSAGDFIDFNKKQVQVADLAHFDFSKADIALFSAGAAVSAEYVAKCVDSGCVMIDNTSYFRNEEDVPLVVPEVNPEAIAEFKQTGIIANPNCSTIQMLVALAPIHKKVGIERINVATYQSVSGAGNKGIDELSEQTRSLLNFRPLQNNAFSQQIAFNVIPQIDEFQDNGYTREEMKMVWETQKILGDRSVRVNPTCVRVPVFYGHAEAVHIETTAKITADEVKSLMQNTAGVELMDDPASMSFASPSVHSAGNDPVYVSRIREDISIDHGINMWIVSDNIRKGAALNSVQIAEELIKLLDKE; this is encoded by the coding sequence ATGAGAACATATAATGTAGCAGTGGTTGGCGCCACAGGTGCAGTGGGTAAAACCATGCTAGAAATTTTGGAATCAAGAAAGTTTCCAATCAATGAAATATTCCCTTTGGCCAGTGAACGAAGTGCTGGTGACTTTATAGATTTCAATAAAAAACAAGTGCAAGTTGCTGATTTGGCACATTTTGATTTCAGTAAGGCGGACATTGCTTTGTTTTCAGCTGGTGCGGCTGTTTCTGCTGAATATGTAGCCAAGTGTGTTGACTCAGGTTGTGTGATGATTGACAACACGTCATATTTCCGCAATGAAGAAGATGTGCCGCTTGTGGTGCCTGAAGTGAACCCAGAAGCAATAGCTGAATTCAAACAAACAGGCATCATTGCCAATCCCAATTGCTCAACCATTCAGATGTTGGTGGCCTTGGCGCCCATTCATAAAAAAGTAGGCATTGAGCGCATCAATGTGGCAACTTACCAGTCTGTTTCAGGTGCGGGTAATAAGGGCATTGATGAGTTATCGGAACAAACCCGTTCATTGTTGAATTTCAGGCCGTTACAAAACAACGCTTTTTCTCAACAAATTGCTTTTAATGTGATTCCTCAGATTGATGAGTTTCAAGACAATGGTTACACCCGTGAAGAAATGAAAATGGTTTGGGAAACCCAAAAAATATTGGGAGACCGTTCGGTGCGAGTGAATCCAACATGTGTTCGAGTGCCCGTATTTTATGGTCATGCAGAAGCAGTCCATATCGAAACAACTGCCAAAATTACTGCTGACGAAGTTAAATCTTTAATGCAAAATACAGCGGGTGTTGAATTGATGGACGACCCTGCCAGTATGTCATTTGCATCACCTTCTGTTCACAGTGCAGGGAATGACCCTGTTTATGTGAGTAGAATTCGTGAAGACATATCAATTGACCATGGTATCAATATGTGGATTGTCTCAGATAACATAAGGAAAGGTGCGGCTTTGAACAGTGTTCAAATAGCTGAAGAGCTGATAAAATTACTGGATAAAGAGTAA
- the aroC gene encoding chorismate synthase, producing the protein MSHNSFGKNLVFTSFGESHGSTIGCVLDGFPPGMPITVEEIKVELERRATGKSRHTSQRKEKDDVQIVSGVFEGVTTGHPIALLIENTDARSKDYSNIAETFRPGHADYSYWHKYGIRDYRGGGRSSARETTMRVAAGALAKKWLKENHDIEIKAWLSQLGEIKLEKGDVSKVDDNPFFTGDVAQVTALEDYMDELRKSGDSVGARIDVEAINVPAGLGEPVYGKLDAELALAMMSINASKGVEIGAGFDSVPQKGSVHRDEIVDGNFQSNHAGGILAGISTGQAITVSVAFKPTSSLRIPCRSENIHGEAIEVVTKGRHDPCVGIRATPIVEAMMALVLMDHLLRHHAQTKSGKVK; encoded by the coding sequence ATGTCACACAATAGTTTTGGTAAGAATTTGGTGTTCACTTCATTTGGTGAATCCCATGGCAGCACAATCGGTTGTGTTTTGGACGGTTTTCCACCAGGTATGCCGATTACTGTTGAAGAAATTAAGGTCGAATTGGAACGTCGCGCCACGGGCAAATCACGCCACACTTCACAGCGTAAAGAAAAAGACGATGTACAAATTGTTTCTGGTGTTTTTGAAGGAGTAACGACGGGTCATCCAATAGCACTGTTGATTGAAAATACAGACGCCAGAAGCAAAGACTATTCAAATATTGCTGAAACATTCAGGCCCGGACATGCAGATTACAGTTACTGGCATAAATACGGTATCCGTGACTACCGTGGTGGCGGTCGTTCTTCAGCAAGAGAAACGACCATGCGTGTGGCAGCCGGTGCATTGGCTAAGAAATGGTTGAAAGAAAATCATGATATTGAGATAAAAGCTTGGCTGTCTCAGCTTGGTGAGATAAAGCTGGAAAAAGGTGATGTTTCAAAAGTGGACGACAATCCTTTTTTTACTGGCGACGTGGCTCAAGTTACTGCACTTGAAGATTACATGGATGAATTAAGAAAGTCAGGTGATTCAGTGGGTGCTCGCATCGACGTGGAAGCAATCAATGTACCCGCAGGATTGGGTGAGCCAGTATATGGAAAGTTAGATGCTGAATTGGCGCTGGCCATGATGAGTATCAATGCTTCAAAAGGTGTAGAAATCGGTGCTGGATTTGATTCTGTCCCGCAAAAAGGCTCTGTTCACAGAGATGAAATTGTCGATGGCAATTTTCAGAGTAACCATGCCGGTGGTATTTTAGCAGGTATTTCTACAGGGCAGGCTATCACGGTAAGTGTGGCATTTAAACCCACATCTTCGTTAAGAATCCCTTGTCGAAGTGAAAATATTCATGGTGAAGCCATTGAGGTGGTGACCAAAGGTCGGCACGATCCATGTGTTGGGATACGAGCAACACCTATAGTGGAAGCCATGATGGCATTGGTCTTAATGGATCATCTGCTCAGGCACCACGCACAAACCAAATCAGGAAAAGTTAAATGA
- the prmB gene encoding 50S ribosomal protein L3 N(5)-glutamine methyltransferase, translating into MTVKELFHNLCEQLQASKVFYGHGVTTAEDEVLLLMMKMLAVDFETLNQMTGDAVSPEVISAANQLLEERIKTQKPMAYVLGFSVFAGLDFKVDERALVPRSPFVQLIDCGFSPWVNMDEVKGVLDLCTGSGCIGLAIAHYFKHCQVDLSDLSEDALSLAKENQQALALNSHTQLIHSDLFESLDKQYDLIVTNPPYVDETEYKNLPQEFIHEPKMALVSERDGLEIPVKILSQAADYLTEAGYLFLEVGFYDQALTTALPNVDFMWLDFSSDETDDFLGDGQGICVFSKADLLKFKPYFEEFLNTHVTQ; encoded by the coding sequence TTGACCGTCAAAGAATTGTTCCATAACTTGTGTGAGCAACTGCAAGCATCAAAAGTATTTTATGGTCACGGTGTGACTACTGCAGAAGATGAAGTGCTGCTGTTGATGATGAAAATGTTGGCTGTTGATTTTGAAACGTTAAATCAAATGACAGGTGATGCAGTATCTCCTGAAGTCATTTCAGCTGCAAATCAGCTTTTGGAAGAGCGGATTAAGACACAAAAACCCATGGCATATGTGTTGGGGTTTTCTGTTTTCGCAGGACTTGATTTTAAAGTTGATGAACGGGCGTTGGTTCCTCGCTCTCCTTTTGTCCAATTGATAGACTGTGGATTTTCACCGTGGGTAAACATGGATGAAGTAAAAGGCGTTTTGGATTTGTGTACGGGGTCAGGCTGTATTGGATTGGCGATTGCGCATTATTTTAAGCATTGCCAAGTGGATTTGTCCGACTTGAGTGAGGATGCATTAAGTTTAGCCAAGGAAAACCAGCAGGCGCTGGCATTGAATTCACATACACAATTGATACACTCTGATTTGTTTGAAAGTTTGGATAAACAATACGACTTGATCGTTACCAACCCGCCTTATGTGGATGAAACAGAGTATAAAAATTTACCCCAAGAATTTATTCACGAGCCCAAAATGGCCTTGGTCAGTGAGCGCGATGGACTGGAAATTCCAGTGAAAATATTGTCTCAAGCAGCTGATTATTTAACTGAAGCAGGTTATTTGTTTTTAGAAGTGGGCTTTTATGACCAGGCATTGACAACAGCGTTACCGAATGTTGACTTCATGTGGTTGGATTTTTCTTCTGATGAAACAGACGATTTTCTGGGAGATGGTCAGGGTATTTGTGTTTTTAGTAAGGCAGATTTGTTAAAATTCAAACCCTATTTTGAGGAGTTCTTAAATACACATGTCACACAATAG
- a CDS encoding SCO family protein has translation MLKNLLILSIAWLLSACQPNDPIEYQNLKLFPQGKAFSGFSLTNQNKEKIDENAFKGKTSVVFFGFTNCPDICPTTLQELKLTDKLLKKADKPSPDFVFISVDPDRDKPENLKSYIEYFNPDFTAATGSDANILSLASQLGVAYHVEDHDEAQVVYDVDHSSALFLINEAGERIGIFPAPHNAATLAADLTLYMEQQS, from the coding sequence ATGCTGAAAAACTTATTGATACTTTCTATTGCTTGGCTGTTAAGCGCTTGTCAGCCCAACGACCCAATTGAATACCAAAATTTAAAACTGTTTCCTCAAGGAAAAGCATTTTCTGGTTTCAGTTTAACCAATCAGAACAAAGAAAAAATAGATGAAAATGCATTCAAAGGTAAAACATCTGTGGTATTTTTTGGTTTCACCAATTGTCCTGACATCTGCCCAACCACTTTACAGGAACTGAAATTAACCGACAAGCTATTAAAAAAGGCAGACAAACCGAGTCCGGACTTTGTTTTTATATCAGTTGATCCAGACAGAGATAAGCCTGAAAACTTAAAAAGCTATATTGAATATTTTAATCCTGACTTTACAGCCGCAACGGGAAGTGATGCCAACATATTGTCTCTGGCATCTCAATTGGGTGTTGCGTATCATGTTGAAGATCATGATGAAGCGCAAGTGGTTTATGATGTAGACCATTCTTCAGCCTTATTTCTTATCAATGAAGCTGGTGAACGAATTGGTATATTTCCAGCACCACATAATGCAGCCACTTTGGCCGCAGACTTGACCTTATATATGGAGCAACAATCATGA
- the asd gene encoding archaetidylserine decarboxylase (Phosphatidylserine decarboxylase is synthesized as a single chain precursor. Generation of the pyruvoyl active site from a Ser is coupled to cleavage of a Gly-Ser bond between the larger (beta) and smaller (alpha chains). It is an integral membrane protein.), whose protein sequence is MRIIALAFQYILPHRMLSRLMYHLMRIRFKPIKHFTLNRMIKAFNINLDEAASANYDDYEHFNAFFTRALKPSVRPIDTMSDSIISPVDGVISQVGQIKDGRIFQAKGHEFTCKELIASEFDEDFRNGSFITIYLSPKDYHRMHAPVTCELKSMRHIPGRLFSVADWTTQKIPRLFARNERLVNILQTQAGKVAYVYVGAILVSSMETVCNGVITPPYASQVTDIIPEGKTHYNKGDEMGRFNMGSTVILLFPKDSMAFEPELQAGSPLKMGERMGTMLQ, encoded by the coding sequence ATGAGAATCATTGCATTGGCATTCCAATACATACTACCCCACCGCATGCTATCAAGACTCATGTACCATTTGATGCGCATTCGCTTCAAACCCATCAAGCATTTCACTTTGAACAGAATGATCAAAGCATTCAATATCAATTTAGATGAAGCCGCTAGTGCCAATTACGATGATTATGAGCATTTCAATGCTTTTTTTACCAGGGCATTAAAGCCAAGTGTCCGACCCATTGACACCATGTCAGACAGCATCATTTCACCCGTTGATGGCGTGATTTCGCAAGTGGGTCAAATAAAAGATGGCAGAATCTTTCAGGCCAAAGGCCACGAGTTTACTTGTAAAGAACTGATTGCATCCGAGTTTGATGAGGATTTCAGGAACGGCTCGTTCATAACCATATACTTGTCACCTAAAGATTATCATCGCATGCATGCGCCTGTGACTTGTGAATTAAAATCCATGCGCCACATCCCAGGCCGTTTATTCAGTGTGGCTGATTGGACCACGCAAAAAATCCCACGTTTATTTGCACGCAATGAAAGGTTGGTCAACATATTACAAACACAAGCAGGTAAAGTGGCTTACGTTTATGTGGGTGCCATTTTGGTTTCAAGCATGGAAACAGTTTGTAATGGTGTCATCACACCACCGTATGCCAGTCAAGTTACAGACATCATTCCTGAAGGCAAAACCCATTATAATAAGGGCGATGAAATGGGACGCTTTAATATGGGTTCTACTGTTATATTATTGTTTCCAAAAGACAGCATGGCGTTTGAACCAGAACTTCAAGCCGGGTCCCCACTTAAAATGGGCGAACGCATGGGCACAATGTTACAATAA
- a CDS encoding S8 family peptidase encodes MQKLDGGTNVSNNSLKTAITRSLMVATMAMSCQTVLAQDGSRPGADYSNQISGLNSEKTIPGAYIVVLKDDEVNSYAATLTVREGGSQRAQAVQNMAVDMATRAGGELVRTYSNSINGFVVNSRAVGLVAKLTNDPRVAFIEADQKVSIGATQNNATWGLDRIDQANLPLNNSYSYDYNGSGVNAYVVDTGVRTSHNEFGNRGSSGYTAINDGNGTSDCNGHGTHVAGTVAGSTYGVAKNANVIAVRVLGCDGSGSNSGVIGGIDWVAQNHVKPAVANMSLGGGASSATDNAVQGAVSAGVTMVVAAGNDNSNACNYSPARAANAITVGSTSSNDRRSSFSNYGNCLDIYAPGSSITSAWYNSNSATNTISGTSMAAPHVAGVAALYLQNNQNASPAQVQAAIENIAVTGKVTDAKSGSPNILLQNFAAGGGGPVDPPTGGSELSNGVAKTGLSGSQGSETFFTLDVPAGATDLNFAMSGGSGDADMYVKFGSAPTTSTYDCRPYKNGNNEDCAFDPAQAGTYHVMLRGYSSFSGTSLTGSFTEGSTGPGPGTNFFENTDNVTISSGAANTVSSYINVTRTGASGSITIKSDIVHTYRGDLEVKIYAPTGENGTVHARTNSSDSGDNLTLDVTLNAGTIESSGQWRLEVTDHANYDGGYIDAWSIEFE; translated from the coding sequence ATGCAAAAATTAGATGGTGGCACGAATGTGTCAAATAATTCATTAAAGACAGCAATCACGCGTTCATTGATGGTTGCAACAATGGCAATGTCATGTCAAACAGTTCTCGCACAAGACGGTTCAAGACCTGGTGCGGACTATTCAAATCAAATCAGCGGCTTGAACAGTGAAAAAACCATTCCCGGCGCCTACATCGTTGTTTTGAAAGATGACGAAGTCAACAGTTATGCAGCTACTTTAACTGTCAGAGAAGGTGGTTCACAGCGAGCACAAGCGGTACAAAACATGGCCGTAGATATGGCTACAAGAGCTGGTGGCGAATTGGTTCGCACCTACTCTAACTCAATTAATGGTTTTGTTGTCAATTCAAGAGCTGTTGGCTTAGTTGCTAAATTAACCAACGATCCTCGAGTAGCCTTTATTGAAGCTGATCAAAAAGTTTCTATCGGTGCAACACAAAATAACGCCACTTGGGGTTTAGACAGAATCGATCAAGCTAATCTACCATTAAACAACTCATACAGTTATGATTACAACGGCAGCGGTGTAAATGCTTATGTAGTTGATACAGGTGTGCGCACCTCACATAACGAATTTGGTAACCGCGGTTCATCCGGATATACAGCCATTAATGACGGCAACGGCACTTCTGACTGTAATGGTCATGGAACACATGTTGCAGGTACTGTAGCTGGTTCTACTTACGGTGTTGCTAAAAATGCCAATGTAATCGCTGTACGTGTACTGGGCTGTGATGGTTCTGGTTCAAACTCTGGTGTTATCGGCGGTATTGACTGGGTTGCTCAAAACCACGTTAAACCTGCTGTTGCTAACATGAGTTTGGGTGGCGGTGCTTCATCTGCTACTGATAACGCAGTACAAGGTGCTGTTTCTGCTGGTGTGACTATGGTTGTAGCTGCTGGTAATGACAACTCTAACGCTTGTAACTACTCACCTGCACGTGCGGCCAATGCCATCACTGTTGGTTCAACATCAAGCAACGACAGACGCTCATCTTTTTCTAACTACGGTAACTGTTTAGATATTTACGCACCTGGTTCAAGCATTACTTCTGCATGGTATAACAGCAACTCTGCTACCAATACCATCAGTGGTACTTCAATGGCTGCACCTCATGTAGCTGGTGTTGCTGCTTTGTATTTGCAAAACAATCAAAATGCTTCTCCTGCTCAAGTTCAAGCAGCTATTGAAAATATTGCTGTAACAGGTAAAGTAACAGATGCTAAGTCGGGTTCGCCTAACATATTGTTACAAAACTTCGCCGCTGGTGGCGGTGGTCCAGTAGATCCACCAACAGGTGGTAGTGAATTGTCAAATGGCGTAGCCAAAACTGGCTTGTCAGGTTCACAAGGTTCAGAAACTTTCTTCACTTTAGACGTACCAGCTGGTGCAACTGATTTGAACTTTGCCATGAGTGGTGGTTCAGGTGATGCAGACATGTATGTCAAGTTCGGAAGCGCACCAACTACTTCGACTTACGATTGTCGCCCTTACAAAAATGGTAACAACGAAGACTGTGCATTTGACCCAGCTCAAGCGGGTACATATCACGTGATGTTACGTGGCTACAGCTCTTTCTCTGGCACCTCTTTAACAGGTAGCTTTACAGAAGGCAGCACAGGTCCTGGACCAGGCACAAACTTCTTTGAAAATACAGACAATGTAACCATTTCTTCTGGAGCAGCCAACACAGTGAGTTCTTACATCAACGTAACACGCACTGGTGCATCTGGAAGCATCACTATTAAGTCTGACATCGTTCATACTTACCGTGGTGACTTAGAAGTTAAGATTTACGCACCAACTGGTGAAAATGGTACTGTTCATGCCCGCACTAACTCAAGTGACAGCGGTGACAACTTAACTTTAGATGTCACTTTGAATGCCGGTACCATCGAGTCTAGCGGCCAATGGCGTTTAGAAGTCACTGACCATGCTAACTATGATGGCGGTTATATCGATGCTTGGAGCATTGAGTTTGAATAA
- a CDS encoding TolB family protein, with translation MHLILIFIAVVVLYLWWQNYFSQTNSVTSNQVPNHSDHYTIAFLSHGKIFCRKPAGDIKEIHSPFIQGVVERTEKSKQLHSWKEGTTFDVSAGGGMRTHKSANIELHATSFQFVSTDHVIYALKDNSVGGLFGQNLIDGTEQRLIHKQHLLLEDLAINPDGTQVLCTSLNQNGAANIGIINIDGSEYHELTSGDTIDTHPAWVQNEPHNMLFQSIGIARNEHGYQAAHGPASIQMLNTKEAELEAVKEAEDKDYLQPKVAPDGCLYFIQRPYEIPQYATKNQLTDTLLFPFRLLRALFHYLNFFSLMYSRKPLTSANGIESQADLKNILVKGKHFDAEQALKTGKKVNGVPSVVPQDWQLIRRTRYGEESVVANHVASYDIAQDGNVVFTNGYGVFVIKPGSLPTSVFEGKLITEVIIDKVNSVQKPT, from the coding sequence GTGCACCTGATTTTAATATTTATAGCAGTGGTTGTACTCTACCTGTGGTGGCAAAACTATTTTTCCCAGACAAACTCCGTCACATCGAATCAAGTACCAAATCACTCCGACCATTACACCATCGCTTTTTTGTCGCATGGCAAAATCTTTTGTCGCAAACCAGCAGGTGACATCAAGGAAATCCACAGCCCATTCATACAGGGAGTGGTAGAACGTACCGAAAAATCTAAACAACTCCACAGTTGGAAAGAAGGTACCACTTTTGACGTGTCAGCAGGCGGCGGTATGAGGACACACAAATCTGCGAATATTGAGTTACACGCCACCTCCTTCCAATTTGTTTCAACAGATCATGTGATATACGCATTAAAAGACAACAGTGTTGGCGGTCTGTTTGGCCAAAACCTCATCGATGGCACTGAACAAAGGTTGATTCATAAACAACACTTATTACTCGAAGATTTAGCCATCAATCCAGATGGCACCCAAGTATTGTGTACCTCTCTCAACCAAAACGGTGCTGCAAATATCGGAATCATAAACATAGACGGTAGCGAATACCACGAATTGACATCTGGTGATACCATCGACACACACCCTGCCTGGGTACAAAATGAGCCGCATAATATGTTGTTTCAATCTATTGGCATTGCACGAAATGAGCACGGCTATCAAGCAGCACATGGCCCCGCATCAATACAAATGCTTAATACCAAAGAGGCTGAATTGGAAGCAGTCAAAGAAGCTGAAGATAAAGATTACTTACAACCTAAAGTTGCTCCCGACGGTTGTCTTTATTTTATCCAACGCCCATATGAAATACCTCAATATGCCACCAAAAACCAACTCACAGACACCCTACTCTTTCCTTTTCGATTGCTGCGCGCATTGTTCCATTACTTGAACTTTTTTTCTTTGATGTATTCTCGCAAGCCACTAACGTCTGCCAACGGTATAGAATCGCAAGCCGACTTGAAAAACATCCTTGTCAAAGGCAAACATTTTGATGCCGAACAGGCATTGAAAACTGGAAAAAAGGTGAATGGCGTGCCTTCTGTGGTACCTCAAGACTGGCAACTCATCCGTCGCACACGCTACGGTGAAGAAAGCGTTGTTGCAAACCATGTCGCTTCCTATGATATCGCTCAAGATGGCAACGTAGTTTTTACCAACGGCTATGGTGTATTTGTCATTAAACCAGGGTCTTTACCCACATCGGTTTTTGAAGGTAAATTAATCACGGAAGTCATCATTGACAAAGTGAACTCAGTTCAAAAACCCACCTGA
- a CDS encoding DMT family transporter, giving the protein MTEKNKYHPVQAAMWMVLAGASFAVVNTTSQYLSANLGLHSTVVAFFQYFISFICMLPWLLNAGLMTALKTQRMKAHVFRVILAVIGIQFWMAALAYPVPIWQAIALIMTSPLFVTMGSALILKEQVGLARWMATLVGFVGSLIILAPWNDDFQLAALLPVAAAFFWAGSSLMIKTMADTESEGSLVVYLLILIAPFNFILAVPNFTAPTPGMWYLLVLSGVLVALAQWSIAKAYVKADASFVQPFDLIKLPLNVLAGWVVFHYVPPGALWLGSALIVGATLFILQKEKNMPNSV; this is encoded by the coding sequence ATGACTGAAAAAAATAAATACCATCCTGTACAGGCAGCCATGTGGATGGTTTTGGCTGGTGCCAGCTTCGCGGTGGTAAACACCACCAGTCAATACTTAAGTGCCAACTTAGGCTTACACAGTACAGTTGTGGCTTTCTTCCAGTATTTCATCTCTTTTATCTGTATGCTGCCTTGGCTGTTAAATGCGGGTTTGATGACGGCATTGAAAACACAACGCATGAAAGCCCATGTGTTCAGGGTGATATTGGCGGTGATAGGTATTCAGTTTTGGATGGCAGCTTTGGCCTATCCTGTGCCGATATGGCAAGCGATTGCCTTGATTATGACATCACCTTTGTTCGTGACCATGGGGTCGGCTTTGATTTTAAAAGAGCAGGTTGGTTTGGCGCGATGGATGGCAACGCTTGTTGGATTTGTTGGCAGTTTAATTATTTTGGCTCCATGGAATGATGATTTCCAATTAGCCGCATTGTTACCCGTGGCAGCTGCTTTCTTTTGGGCGGGTTCTTCATTGATGATAAAAACCATGGCGGATACTGAATCAGAGGGTTCATTGGTGGTGTATTTGTTGATTTTAATTGCGCCATTTAATTTTATATTGGCGGTACCTAATTTTACTGCGCCTACGCCTGGTATGTGGTATCTTTTGGTGTTGTCAGGTGTTTTGGTGGCCTTGGCGCAATGGTCTATTGCCAAAGCTTATGTCAAAGCAGATGCCTCCTTTGTTCAACCTTTTGATTTGATAAAGTTGCCACTGAATGTTTTGGCTGGCTGGGTGGTTTTTCATTATGTGCCGCCAGGTGCTTTGTGGTTGGGCTCAGCTTTGATTGTTGGTGCCACTTTGTTCATCTTACAAAAAGAAAAAAACATGCCAAATTCAGTATGA
- a CDS encoding GntP family permease: MEYMGVFGILLSLGLLMYLAYRGISVIILAPILAMLAVVLAGEGSQMMGIYTQVFMSKMGSFAVKYFPIFLLGAIFGKLMEDSGSAKVIAHRIIKALGIKHASLAIVLACGLLTYGGVSAFVVAFAVYPLAAALFREANLPKRFIPATIALGAFTFTMTCLPGTAQIHNIIPTSYFGTNMYAAPLIGICAGLAMMVGGLLWINKRIKTHQAEGYGENHTHEPEHLDSQHLPNLMLALLPIVVVVLLNFLLQKHIIPSWDTGYLAEAKYGAISVNKLVAVWSMIIALLAANLVVIAVHWRRFVSINQTMTKGALGSMLPTFNTGSEVGYGATIASLAAFVLVKDAVINISPGNPLISEVVAVNVLAGITGSASGGLTIALEALGETYAQLAQQYSINPEWMHRLASMASGGFDSLPHNGAVITLLTICGLSHKQSYKDIAMVSLVIPVVVTGVTVLILSLIF, translated from the coding sequence ATGGAATACATGGGTGTTTTCGGTATTTTGCTGTCTTTGGGATTGTTGATGTACCTCGCCTATCGGGGCATCAGCGTCATCATTTTGGCCCCCATTTTGGCCATGTTAGCGGTGGTGCTGGCGGGTGAAGGCAGCCAAATGATGGGTATTTACACCCAGGTGTTCATGAGCAAGATGGGCAGCTTTGCGGTGAAGTATTTCCCTATCTTCTTATTGGGTGCTATTTTCGGCAAGCTGATGGAAGATTCAGGGTCGGCGAAAGTCATTGCCCATCGAATCATTAAAGCGTTGGGTATCAAACATGCCAGTTTGGCCATTGTTTTGGCTTGTGGTTTGTTGACTTATGGTGGCGTGTCGGCTTTTGTGGTGGCTTTTGCTGTCTATCCTTTGGCCGCTGCATTGTTCCGTGAAGCCAATTTGCCTAAACGTTTTATTCCTGCCACCATTGCCCTTGGTGCTTTCACATTCACCATGACCTGTTTGCCCGGAACGGCACAAATCCACAACATCATTCCAACCAGTTATTTCGGTACCAATATGTATGCCGCTCCATTGATTGGTATATGTGCGGGCTTGGCGATGATGGTCGGTGGCTTGTTGTGGATTAACAAACGCATCAAAACCCATCAGGCAGAAGGGTATGGTGAAAATCACACGCATGAACCTGAACATTTAGACAGTCAGCACTTGCCCAACTTAATGTTGGCTTTGTTGCCTATTGTTGTTGTGGTGCTGTTGAATTTTTTGCTTCAAAAACACATCATTCCTTCCTGGGATACTGGTTACTTGGCTGAGGCTAAATATGGAGCCATTTCTGTCAATAAATTGGTCGCTGTTTGGTCTATGATTATTGCCTTATTGGCGGCGAATTTGGTGGTGATTGCTGTTCATTGGCGCCGTTTTGTTAGCATCAACCAAACCATGACCAAGGGTGCTTTGGGTTCGATGTTACCGACATTCAACACCGGCTCTGAAGTGGGTTATGGTGCCACCATTGCTTCTTTGGCTGCTTTTGTTTTGGTCAAAGATGCTGTGATTAATATTTCGCCTGGTAACCCTTTGATTTCAGAAGTGGTCGCTGTCAATGTATTGGCAGGTATCACCGGGTCAGCTTCTGGTGGTTTGACGATTGCACTTGAAGCCTTGGGTGAAACCTATGCCCAATTGGCTCAACAATACAGCATCAACCCAGAGTGGATGCATCGATTGGCTTCCATGGCCTCAGGGGGATTTGATTCATTGCCTCATAATGGTGCGGTGATCACATTATTGACCATTTGCGGATTGTCACACAAGCAGTCGTACAAAGACATTGCGATGGTGTCATTGGTGATTCCGGTGGTAGTGACGGGTGTAACAGTATTGATATTAAGTTTGATTTTTTAG